The region CTGATGACGTGATTCCCGATGTTGTTTGGATTAGCCGCGAGAAATTAGCCACGTTACTCGACGATGCGGGGCATCTGACTGGTGCGCCGGAGCTTGTTGTGGAAGTTTTATCGGCAGGTACAACTAACGAAAAGCGTGACCGCCAAGCAAAATTAAAACTGTATTCAGTGCAAGGGGTTTTGGAGTACTGGATTGCGGACTGGCGACAACAGAAAGTTGAGATTTACCGTCGTGAAAATGCGGTGCTCAAGTTAACAGCGACCCTATTTGCCGAGGACAAAATCACCTCGCCGTTGTTGCCAGAGTTTCAATGTTTAGTTAGTCGATTTTTTGTGTGAGATGTAAAATCTCCGCATTAAGTGGCTGCTAGCCTTTGATTTCCCGTTCAGTCGATTTAACCAGTACTTCCTGTAGGAGCGGCGATAGATCTTTGTTGAGGCGACCGATACGAATAAATTCGGCGTAGGTGTCCGCCTCGATATCGAGGAGCGTATCCCGGAGCTGTTGCATGTCGAGTTGTCTTAGGGGGGGATGCTGATTTTTGAGCTTCTCAATTTTCTCGTCCACTGAGCGCAGTTCGCCTTTTACTAAATCGCGTTCGTAGTTATAAAATTCTTCATCCACATCCGGTGCGATATCGAGTTGGCTCAAATAATCTAAGACTCGCCGTAATGCCACCCGCCGCGCTAATAGCTCTGAGTATTCTTGGCGTAGGGGTTGATCGCCGATGAGATTGAGCTTTTCGAGGACAAATTGTGTGGTTAAACCTTGAACGAGCAGAGTAAAAAGCACCACTCCAAAAATGATATTGATAATTTCTTGGCGATCGCCTAATA is a window of [Limnothrix rosea] IAM M-220 DNA encoding:
- a CDS encoding Uma2 family endonuclease, encoding MVSTERVRWTTEDLELLPDNGTRYEIVDGDLHITCAPHWNHQKTCIRIGRYLDEWSAKTQAGEVAAGAGVLFDSSDDVIPDVVWISREKLATLLDDAGHLTGAPELVVEVLSAGTTNEKRDRQAKLKLYSVQGVLEYWIADWRQQKVEIYRRENAVLKLTATLFAEDKITSPLLPEFQCLVSRFFV